The following proteins are co-located in the Bremerella cremea genome:
- a CDS encoding potassium channel family protein, with product MVSQHLDPDHPPPKPKLPMTGPIRKMVVGAFLFLAISVTAVAGYMAHGWRLDDSIYMVVITIFGVGYGEVHPVESPALRALTIMVIIAGYGAVIYTVGGFMQMLVDGELQKALGARRMSMEIDRLDQHTIICGVGRMGSILARELATSGKPFVVVDTDERRLHAAYELGYLFINGDATDEHVLEQAGIKRATVLATVLSEDTTNVFVAVTARGMNPDLMIIARGENPKTEKKLLGCGANKVVLPTAIGAKKLAQMIIRPSAENMLEQLTSQGDMKEELGQIGLQFDELVVVDGAALVGNTISSIELRSNHGFLIVGIRKPDGTTILNPPGETLLGSGDVVIVLGHMNDIPQLAERFSATKGKITYRGVTIDS from the coding sequence GTGGTATCCCAGCACCTCGATCCGGACCATCCGCCTCCGAAGCCCAAGCTACCCATGACCGGTCCCATCCGAAAGATGGTCGTCGGGGCCTTTTTGTTTCTTGCGATCAGTGTGACGGCGGTCGCTGGGTACATGGCCCATGGGTGGCGGTTGGACGATTCGATTTACATGGTGGTCATCACGATATTTGGCGTCGGCTATGGCGAGGTCCATCCGGTTGAATCACCAGCCCTGCGAGCGTTGACCATCATGGTCATCATCGCAGGCTACGGCGCAGTGATTTATACCGTGGGCGGTTTCATGCAAATGCTGGTCGATGGCGAATTACAGAAAGCTTTAGGAGCGCGACGCATGTCTATGGAAATAGATCGACTCGATCAGCACACCATCATCTGTGGAGTCGGACGAATGGGATCGATCCTGGCTCGCGAGTTAGCAACGTCCGGAAAGCCTTTCGTCGTGGTCGATACCGACGAACGGCGACTACATGCCGCATACGAATTAGGCTACCTTTTTATCAATGGCGATGCCACCGACGAGCATGTGCTAGAGCAGGCCGGTATCAAGCGTGCCACCGTATTGGCAACGGTTCTCTCCGAGGACACCACGAATGTCTTTGTTGCGGTGACTGCGCGCGGCATGAATCCCGACCTAATGATCATTGCCCGCGGCGAAAACCCGAAGACCGAAAAGAAGCTACTAGGCTGCGGCGCCAACAAAGTCGTTCTGCCAACGGCGATTGGCGCGAAGAAGCTCGCGCAGATGATCATTCGCCCCTCAGCTGAAAATATGCTCGAGCAGTTGACCTCGCAGGGGGATATGAAAGAGGAACTGGGGCAGATCGGTTTGCAATTTGATGAACTGGTTGTCGTCGATGGGGCAGCACTGGTTGGCAACACCATTAGCAGTATCGAGCTTCGTAGCAACCACGGATTTCTGATCGTCGGAATAAGAAAGCCCGATGGCACCACGATTTTGAACCCGCCTGGAGAGACTCTTCTGGGAAGTGGAGATGTTGTAATTGTTCTGGGACACATGAATGACATTCCCCAACTGGCCGAACGCTTTAGCGCGACCAAGGGGAAGATTACCTATCGTGGGGTTACGATCGATTCTTAG
- a CDS encoding HXXEE domain-containing protein: MWNWLVRDWQWPAAALFASFFLFAITPVIGISAGILLALIYVQLPAYMLHQWEEHRGDRFRLYINKTIGHGQEALTPAATFWINSLGVWVVDLIAIYLAWAFSPAAGLAAGYLALVNALPHIGMSIKRREYNPGVITAVLLFLPLGGLCVVLVGIHATWQEHLIGLAIAVGVHVAIIAYVAQRLARLERAPANRHQTQVTATR; encoded by the coding sequence ATGTGGAACTGGCTCGTACGTGACTGGCAGTGGCCTGCGGCGGCGTTGTTTGCTTCGTTTTTTCTATTTGCAATCACGCCTGTGATTGGCATCTCAGCAGGTATTCTGCTGGCATTGATTTACGTCCAGCTGCCAGCCTACATGTTGCACCAGTGGGAAGAGCATCGCGGCGACCGGTTTCGTTTGTACATCAACAAAACAATCGGGCACGGGCAGGAAGCTCTTACCCCAGCAGCGACGTTTTGGATAAACTCACTCGGTGTTTGGGTGGTTGACTTGATTGCCATCTATTTGGCTTGGGCGTTTTCTCCTGCCGCTGGCCTTGCCGCCGGTTATCTAGCGTTGGTCAACGCTCTGCCTCATATTGGCATGTCCATCAAACGGCGCGAATACAATCCTGGCGTGATTACCGCCGTGCTACTCTTTCTGCCACTGGGTGGATTGTGTGTGGTTTTGGTTGGTATCCATGCGACCTGGCAGGAACATTTGATCGGGCTGGCAATAGCCGTTGGCGTTCACGTGGCAATTATTGCTTATGTCGCTCAAAGACTTGCTCGCCTTGAAAGGGCCCCAGCTAACCGCCACCAGACCCAAGTTACGGCAACAAGATAG
- the asnS gene encoding asparagine--tRNA ligase, giving the protein MQKRSVLEARGAETIGQQVCLEGWVRTRRDSKGGFSFIELNDGSCLANIQVVADDKLPNYESEIKHLTPGCSIRVVGEVKESQGKGQSTEVQASEVFLYGTADAETYPLQKKRHTFEKLREWAHLRTRSNTFGSVFRVRNRVSFSIHQFFQERGFLYVNTPIITASDCEGAGEMFRVTTLDIEQPPKVNGKIDFSKDFFARPAYLTVSGQLEGEIFATSLGKVYTFGPTFRAENSNTSRHLAEFWMVEPEIAFADLEANMEVAEAFLKRIFTDVMNDCAEDMAFFNERIEPGILDTLEGIVQSEFLRCSYTDAIDILQKSGHPFEYPVSWGMDLQSEHERYLTEQHFKRPVILHDYPRSIKPFYMRCNDDGKTVRAMDVLVPKVGEIIGGSQREERLDVLESRMAEQGLNAEEYWWYLDLRRYGTVPHSGFGLGLERVLQFITGMGNIRDVIPFPRTPGWAEF; this is encoded by the coding sequence ATGCAGAAACGGTCTGTTCTGGAAGCTCGTGGTGCGGAGACAATTGGCCAGCAAGTTTGCCTCGAAGGTTGGGTTCGTACGCGCCGCGACTCGAAAGGGGGCTTTAGCTTCATCGAACTGAACGATGGAAGCTGTCTGGCCAATATTCAGGTAGTCGCCGACGACAAGCTGCCAAACTACGAGAGCGAGATCAAACACCTCACGCCCGGTTGCTCAATTCGTGTTGTGGGCGAAGTAAAAGAGTCGCAAGGCAAAGGACAATCGACCGAAGTTCAGGCGTCCGAAGTCTTTCTCTATGGCACTGCCGATGCCGAGACCTATCCGCTGCAAAAGAAGCGGCATACGTTTGAAAAGCTGCGGGAATGGGCGCATCTGCGCACGCGCTCGAATACGTTTGGTTCTGTCTTTCGCGTGCGGAATCGGGTTTCGTTCTCGATTCACCAGTTCTTTCAAGAACGAGGCTTCCTGTACGTCAACACACCGATCATCACTGCTTCCGACTGTGAAGGGGCTGGCGAGATGTTTCGGGTGACGACCTTAGATATCGAGCAGCCACCCAAGGTCAACGGCAAGATCGACTTCAGCAAGGACTTCTTTGCCCGGCCTGCTTACCTGACCGTAAGTGGCCAATTGGAAGGGGAAATCTTCGCGACCTCGCTCGGTAAAGTTTATACCTTTGGACCCACCTTTCGGGCTGAAAATTCCAATACTTCGCGTCACTTGGCCGAGTTTTGGATGGTAGAACCGGAGATCGCGTTTGCCGATTTAGAAGCCAATATGGAAGTGGCAGAAGCGTTTCTCAAGCGGATTTTTACCGACGTGATGAACGACTGTGCTGAGGATATGGCTTTCTTCAACGAGCGGATCGAGCCTGGCATTTTGGATACGCTGGAAGGGATTGTCCAAAGCGAGTTCCTTCGCTGCAGCTATACCGATGCAATTGACATCCTGCAGAAATCGGGGCATCCGTTCGAGTACCCGGTCAGTTGGGGGATGGATCTTCAGTCGGAGCACGAGCGGTATCTTACCGAGCAGCATTTCAAGCGACCGGTTATCTTGCACGACTACCCGCGATCGATCAAACCGTTCTACATGCGGTGTAACGACGACGGAAAAACGGTCCGGGCGATGGATGTTTTGGTCCCTAAAGTGGGCGAGATTATTGGCGGCAGCCAGCGGGAAGAACGGCTCGATGTGCTCGAAAGCCGCATGGCCGAGCAGGGGCTCAACGCCGAAGAGTACTGGTGGTATCTAGACTTACGTCGATATGGCACGGTTCCTCACTCTGGTTTTGGCCTTGGCCTAGAACGCGTCCTACAGTTTATTACTGGCATGGGGAACATTCGGGACGTGATCCCATTCCCCCGGACTCCTGGCTGGGCCGAATTTTAG
- a CDS encoding GNAT family N-acetyltransferase, with amino-acid sequence MANIAIRKAQREEYSALWQLFHDTIHKVNCRDYSPDQLAVWAPDKIEMSRWIDRIEKVNPWVAVAGEQLVGFADLQADGLVDMFFVHHQWQTQGIGKRLFQTINQQAKRLGLFELYSHVSITARPFFEAQGFQVETPQDVTMSGVVLRNYVMRKTLLLEPRH; translated from the coding sequence ATGGCAAACATCGCTATTCGCAAGGCCCAACGCGAAGAATACTCGGCATTATGGCAGTTGTTTCACGACACAATCCACAAGGTCAATTGCCGAGACTACTCCCCAGATCAACTCGCTGTTTGGGCCCCAGACAAGATAGAGATGTCGCGATGGATTGATCGGATTGAGAAGGTCAATCCTTGGGTGGCCGTTGCCGGCGAACAGTTGGTCGGGTTTGCTGATTTGCAAGCCGACGGGCTCGTTGATATGTTCTTTGTGCACCATCAGTGGCAAACGCAGGGCATTGGCAAACGCTTGTTTCAGACCATCAATCAGCAAGCCAAGAGACTCGGCCTATTCGAGTTGTATTCGCACGTTAGTATTACAGCTCGCCCTTTCTTTGAAGCTCAAGGGTTTCAGGTCGAAACCCCGCAAGACGTGACGATGTCTGGTGTCGTCTTGCGCAACTACGTGATGCGAAAAACGCTTTTGCTTGAACCTCGTCACTAG
- a CDS encoding VOC family protein: protein MSHPIPPGRDGLIPHLVCDPCCEAVEFYKQAFGAEEKFRLPMEGSTKLMHCEMTIGGKSFFMADDFPEYCEGTSSSPKSLGGTPVTIHRYVPDCDAAIAQAQKAGATVKMPATDMFWGDRYGVVIDPFGHTWSFGTAQREVSPEELSNAVKEMGSQT from the coding sequence ATGTCACACCCTATTCCACCTGGTCGCGACGGCCTGATCCCTCACTTGGTTTGCGATCCGTGTTGCGAAGCAGTCGAGTTCTACAAGCAAGCCTTTGGTGCAGAAGAAAAGTTTCGTCTTCCCATGGAAGGCTCGACCAAGTTGATGCACTGCGAGATGACGATCGGCGGCAAATCCTTCTTTATGGCGGACGACTTTCCGGAATATTGCGAAGGAACTTCAAGCTCGCCGAAGTCGCTGGGAGGAACACCTGTGACGATTCACCGCTACGTTCCGGACTGCGATGCTGCGATCGCCCAGGCCCAAAAAGCTGGCGCTACCGTTAAGATGCCCGCCACCGACATGTTTTGGGGAGATCGCTATGGAGTTGTCATCGATCCCTTTGGCCATACCTGGTCTTTTGGTACGGCTCAAAGAGAAGTCTCGCCGGAAGAATTGAGCAATGCAGTGAAAGAGATGGGCTCTCAAACCTAG
- a CDS encoding NUDIX hydrolase — MKSPKTVFEGIRFNIERVWQGERPRDVMRHPGAAVILPLVDAEHVCLIKNYRIAVDQTLFELPAGTLEPNEPPEITAGRELQEETGYQADKIELLTVYYPSPGVMDEKMYTYLATGLTMYAPAREEGEEIENHIVSLTEAKAMIRDGRIADGKTIAGLLYYFQFQQAR; from the coding sequence ATGAAATCGCCCAAGACCGTTTTCGAGGGGATTCGTTTTAATATCGAGCGTGTCTGGCAAGGAGAACGCCCCCGCGATGTCATGCGTCACCCAGGGGCAGCCGTGATTCTTCCGCTGGTCGATGCCGAGCATGTTTGCCTGATCAAGAACTATCGCATTGCCGTCGATCAAACGCTTTTTGAGCTGCCTGCTGGCACCCTCGAACCGAATGAACCACCGGAAATCACCGCTGGCCGCGAACTGCAAGAAGAGACTGGTTACCAGGCAGACAAGATCGAGTTGCTAACCGTCTACTATCCTTCGCCAGGGGTGATGGACGAGAAAATGTATACCTACCTCGCCACCGGCCTAACCATGTACGCCCCGGCCCGCGAAGAAGGGGAAGAAATTGAGAACCACATCGTTTCTCTAACCGAAGCGAAAGCAATGATCCGCGACGGGCGCATTGCCGACGGGAAGACGATCGCCGGGCTACTTTATTATTTTCAGTTTCAACAAGCTCGGTAG
- a CDS encoding sialidase family protein, with product MKVLTSTDLGKKFKSTKSVPAFPQADGRALANIWSLEPGENGKDLWAGVEPAALFRSEDGGNSWEMIAGISNHKHAPDWHPGAGGLCLHTIVRDGNRIHLGISTGGHYLSEDGGQTFSAANTGVGAGFVPNPYPEFGQCVHKIARHPSAPGRLYMQNHGGWPDRPGIGVLRSDDYGHTWESIAEGLPSDFGFPIVVHPHDPDTIYVVPLEPMTRTCPEGKPAVWRSTNGGHKWKKLTKGLPKKESYFTVLRDGMTVDEFDIPAVYFGTTTGQLWMGHDGGDEWSCLFDSLPPINCVKVAIV from the coding sequence ATGAAAGTTCTCACCTCGACTGACCTGGGCAAGAAGTTCAAATCAACCAAGTCGGTCCCAGCATTCCCGCAAGCAGACGGCCGCGCTCTCGCAAATATTTGGTCGCTTGAACCAGGCGAAAATGGTAAAGACCTGTGGGCTGGGGTTGAACCGGCCGCGTTGTTCCGCAGCGAAGATGGGGGCAACTCGTGGGAGATGATTGCCGGGATTAGCAATCACAAACATGCCCCAGACTGGCATCCGGGAGCCGGTGGGCTTTGTCTGCACACGATCGTCCGCGATGGGAATCGAATCCACTTGGGCATCTCGACCGGTGGTCATTACTTGAGCGAAGATGGCGGGCAAACCTTCTCGGCAGCCAACACAGGCGTTGGGGCTGGCTTTGTCCCCAACCCCTATCCGGAATTTGGTCAATGCGTTCATAAAATAGCTCGTCATCCGTCGGCACCAGGGCGACTCTATATGCAGAACCATGGTGGCTGGCCTGATCGACCTGGTATTGGTGTGCTGCGAAGTGACGATTATGGCCACACTTGGGAGTCAATTGCAGAAGGATTGCCTTCGGACTTTGGATTTCCGATCGTCGTTCATCCGCACGATCCAGATACGATCTACGTCGTCCCTTTGGAACCGATGACGCGTACTTGTCCGGAAGGAAAACCGGCCGTGTGGCGCAGTACCAACGGCGGTCATAAATGGAAGAAGTTGACCAAAGGGCTTCCCAAAAAAGAAAGCTATTTCACCGTGCTGCGCGATGGGATGACCGTTGACGAGTTCGACATACCAGCAGTCTATTTTGGAACAACAACCGGCCAACTTTGGATGGGGCACGATGGCGGCGATGAGTGGAGTTGCTTGTTCGATTCGCTACCTCCGATTAATTGCGTGAAAGTAGCGATTGTTTAG
- a CDS encoding rhodanese-like domain-containing protein — protein sequence MINPTYSFALSLLAVFALVSPALAVDLKEVQKQVEEGKAVLIDVREEDEWKREHLAHAILVPGSEINSRENRDKALEKIKADPDQKIYCHCKSGGRAKLAARVLGKLGIEVIPITESYREMVDAGFVQATEDGMQVKPREKLTPQ from the coding sequence ATGATCAATCCAACTTACTCGTTCGCTTTGAGCCTATTGGCTGTGTTTGCCCTGGTGTCGCCTGCGTTGGCGGTCGATCTGAAGGAAGTTCAGAAGCAAGTCGAGGAGGGTAAGGCGGTCTTAATTGACGTTCGAGAAGAAGACGAATGGAAGCGAGAGCATTTAGCTCACGCAATCTTGGTGCCTGGTTCCGAGATCAATTCACGGGAGAACCGCGATAAGGCACTCGAAAAAATCAAAGCAGATCCCGACCAGAAAATCTATTGCCACTGCAAGTCGGGCGGGCGAGCTAAATTGGCCGCACGCGTCTTAGGCAAGTTGGGGATCGAAGTTATTCCGATTACGGAATCTTACCGCGAAATGGTAGACGCAGGATTCGTTCAGGCAACGGAAGATGGCATGCAGGTGAAGCCACGCGAGAAGTTGACGCCTCAGTAA
- a CDS encoding rhodanese-like domain-containing protein, whose product MDYRRVLPLLTILGSLAFASNVLAIDLRELKKEIEAEKAVLLDVREEVQWKKAHLVLAVPCPFSKVSMDVEARKFISPYTAVPDLKIYCFSEKGKVAVVASDMFNRVNAKVIPITQPYQDFVAAGFKEKKAGDPDYDPSIPISAP is encoded by the coding sequence ATGGATTATCGACGCGTATTGCCCCTGCTAACCATCTTGGGCTCGCTAGCTTTTGCTTCGAACGTATTGGCAATCGATTTGCGGGAACTGAAAAAAGAGATCGAGGCGGAAAAGGCTGTCCTGCTCGATGTTCGCGAAGAGGTCCAGTGGAAGAAAGCCCATCTCGTCTTGGCGGTGCCTTGCCCGTTCTCCAAGGTTTCGATGGATGTTGAGGCCCGGAAGTTCATCTCGCCATACACGGCCGTCCCTGACCTGAAGATCTACTGCTTCAGTGAAAAGGGAAAGGTGGCCGTTGTTGCCTCGGATATGTTTAATCGAGTGAATGCCAAAGTGATTCCGATTACCCAGCCATACCAAGATTTTGTGGCAGCCGGGTTTAAGGAAAAGAAAGCGGGCGATCCTGATTACGACCCGAGTATCCCGATTTCTGCACCTTAA
- a CDS encoding pectate lyase, with amino-acid sequence MRSLLLAAVGIACLFPTNLLGQSPTASEALAAMKKAAQFYRYNVAAHGGYVYYYTLDLKQRFGEGVATEDQIWVQPPGTPTVGMAYLAAYDATQDQFYLDAATETGEALIHGQLSSGGWTNCIDFNPHGDRVAQYRNGKGEGKNNSSLDDDQTQAAIRFLMRLDQAHRFQNPSVHEATTTALDALLAAQFSNGGFPQVWTAPVNQILPREKGNFPTYDWRAEGRIKNYWDMYTLNDGLAGTVSAVLIEAHQIYRDERYLNALSKLGDFLILAQMPAPQPAWAQQYSYGMTPIWARRFEPPAIAGHESQDVIATLLSIYAVTQDTKYLDPIPPALKYLESSLLPNGQLARYYELQSNKPLYMNRNGKNYFLTYDDTNLPDHYSWKTNSKLKQLKALYLQLVGDQVEASRPVPGNQVQKIIAQLDEKGRWIETFQNQRLVGDQKFRSGDQYLSSQTFAENLSVLSRYLQTSPN; translated from the coding sequence ATGCGATCTCTCCTCTTGGCTGCTGTCGGCATTGCCTGTCTCTTCCCTACGAACCTTCTGGGCCAATCTCCGACAGCCAGCGAAGCGTTAGCCGCGATGAAAAAAGCTGCTCAGTTTTATCGCTACAACGTCGCCGCACATGGGGGTTACGTTTATTATTACACCCTCGACTTGAAACAGCGTTTTGGAGAAGGCGTTGCCACTGAAGATCAAATTTGGGTGCAACCGCCAGGGACACCAACGGTGGGAATGGCCTACTTAGCAGCTTACGACGCAACCCAGGACCAATTCTATCTCGATGCCGCGACCGAGACTGGCGAAGCATTAATTCACGGCCAACTCAGCTCTGGCGGCTGGACAAACTGCATCGACTTCAACCCTCACGGCGACCGTGTTGCCCAGTATCGTAATGGCAAAGGGGAGGGGAAAAACAATTCGTCTCTCGACGACGATCAAACCCAAGCCGCGATCCGATTTCTAATGCGTCTTGATCAGGCTCATCGGTTTCAAAACCCCAGTGTTCACGAAGCCACGACCACGGCTCTCGATGCTTTGTTGGCAGCGCAGTTTTCAAACGGTGGTTTTCCACAAGTCTGGACCGCCCCTGTTAACCAAATATTGCCTCGCGAAAAAGGCAACTTTCCCACCTACGATTGGCGGGCCGAAGGGCGCATCAAAAACTACTGGGACATGTATACGCTCAACGATGGTCTCGCTGGAACTGTTTCCGCCGTGCTAATTGAAGCCCATCAAATCTACCGCGACGAACGTTACTTAAATGCGCTCAGTAAGCTTGGTGATTTCCTGATCTTAGCCCAAATGCCTGCCCCTCAGCCTGCTTGGGCACAGCAGTATAGCTATGGCATGACCCCGATTTGGGCACGACGTTTCGAGCCACCTGCGATCGCCGGACACGAGTCGCAGGATGTTATCGCCACGCTTCTTTCTATCTACGCCGTAACTCAAGATACAAAGTACCTTGATCCGATTCCTCCAGCGTTAAAATACCTGGAATCCTCGCTGCTGCCTAATGGTCAGTTAGCTCGCTACTACGAGTTGCAAAGCAACAAACCACTGTACATGAACCGAAACGGCAAAAACTACTTTCTCACCTACGACGATACCAACTTGCCGGATCATTACAGCTGGAAAACCAATTCAAAACTAAAGCAGTTGAAAGCTCTTTACCTTCAACTCGTAGGCGACCAAGTTGAAGCGTCTCGACCGGTACCTGGCAACCAAGTCCAAAAAATCATCGCTCAACTAGATGAAAAAGGACGTTGGATCGAAACGTTTCAGAACCAGCGGCTCGTGGGCGATCAGAAATTCCGTTCAGGCGACCAATACCTATCGAGCCAAACATTCGCCGAGAACCTATCAGTGCTAAGCCGCTATCTACAAACGTCACCAAACTAG
- a CDS encoding MoaD/ThiS family protein encodes MTITVQIPSSLRQECGGAAQLEVPATTVQEALKELQRTQPGLYHCVCDETGRLRKHMNLFVNESLLNRRDGPQTKLRSGDTLFIMTAVSGG; translated from the coding sequence ATGACAATTACCGTGCAAATCCCATCCTCGCTTCGCCAGGAATGTGGCGGTGCCGCACAACTTGAGGTACCTGCAACCACGGTCCAGGAAGCCTTAAAGGAACTACAGCGGACGCAGCCTGGTCTATATCACTGCGTCTGCGACGAGACTGGGAGGCTCCGCAAGCACATGAACCTATTTGTGAACGAGTCTTTATTGAATCGTCGAGACGGGCCTCAAACCAAACTTCGTTCGGGCGACACCCTTTTTATCATGACCGCCGTTTCAGGAGGCTAA
- a CDS encoding sulfite exporter TauE/SafE family protein, with translation MGSLPLKSLPRLWPFYAWLVAFYGTWLAIVTFAGCWPTVVSHWPIALTMSVGSYVAGSTPMGGGTVAFPVLVLLFDMPGSLGRNFGLAIQSIGMVSASIYILSSGKSVDWDLLRPALIGALFGMPLGAAWVAPGISDLAVKLTFAVIWASFGIMHLVKLRELVASTGISQRWRAFDLPIGLLIGVVGGVASSITGVGIDMLIYATLVLLYRADLKLAIPTSVILMAFTSVVGIASNACLATWFPSAYAIDGEVFSNWLAAAPVVAIGAPFGALVVNLISRTPTLVIVSLLCIGQFAWTLIHEQVSGMALVGAIAGVLLFNVLFHGLYYLGRGEAPFAISSPTELATDEGEG, from the coding sequence ATGGGATCTCTTCCTTTGAAATCGTTGCCTCGGCTTTGGCCTTTTTATGCCTGGCTAGTCGCGTTTTATGGAACGTGGCTGGCGATTGTCACGTTTGCTGGCTGCTGGCCCACGGTGGTATCGCACTGGCCGATTGCTCTCACCATGTCGGTTGGATCGTACGTTGCCGGGTCAACTCCGATGGGAGGGGGAACCGTCGCGTTTCCCGTCTTGGTCCTCTTGTTCGACATGCCTGGCTCGCTGGGCCGAAATTTTGGCTTAGCGATTCAATCGATTGGGATGGTCTCGGCCAGTATTTACATCCTGTCGTCCGGAAAAAGCGTCGACTGGGACCTGCTTCGCCCAGCTTTGATAGGAGCCTTGTTCGGCATGCCACTAGGAGCGGCCTGGGTGGCACCAGGCATTTCCGATCTTGCCGTCAAGCTGACCTTTGCCGTGATTTGGGCCAGCTTCGGAATCATGCACTTAGTGAAGCTGCGCGAATTGGTTGCCTCGACCGGAATCAGCCAACGTTGGCGGGCATTCGATTTACCAATCGGGCTGCTCATTGGGGTCGTTGGTGGCGTCGCCTCTTCGATCACAGGTGTCGGAATCGATATGCTCATCTATGCGACGTTAGTTCTGCTCTATCGAGCCGACCTCAAGCTTGCCATTCCCACATCGGTAATATTAATGGCATTTACGTCGGTTGTCGGAATTGCCTCGAACGCGTGTTTAGCGACGTGGTTCCCCTCTGCCTACGCGATCGATGGAGAGGTCTTTTCCAACTGGCTGGCTGCCGCGCCGGTCGTGGCGATAGGAGCACCGTTTGGCGCCTTGGTGGTGAACCTGATCAGCCGAACCCCAACGTTGGTGATCGTGTCACTCTTATGTATCGGGCAATTCGCCTGGACGCTTATTCACGAACAAGTTAGCGGCATGGCATTGGTCGGAGCGATAGCTGGCGTGCTGCTGTTTAATGTCTTATTTCACGGGTTGTACTATCTTGGGCGAGGAGAAGCTCCGTTTGCGATATCAAGCCCCACGGAACTGGCCACCGATGAAGGCGAGGGCTAG